In Brevibacterium zhoupengii, the following are encoded in one genomic region:
- a CDS encoding hydrolase: MTALTNVTICRTCGVETTTPPPDVCPICSDERQWLPASGQHWTTREELESEHHSVSIVEREPGLYALRVEPKLGIGQTCYLAQTERGNLLFDVPPYLDEDVIAAVSDLGGVQAIAASHPHMFGLQLEWSAAFDDAPIFVCRADADWVQREGPNIWRYYHVAEPVPGVRLQRTGGHFPGSAVAVWTGQDGRGVMLSGDSIAPVARSGWVTFMRSFPNYLPLSARVVRGIAASVADIDFDRMYGNFGQMISSGAKEAVASSAERYAEWVSGTHDHLT, translated from the coding sequence ATGACAGCACTGACGAACGTGACGATCTGCCGCACGTGCGGTGTCGAAACGACTACGCCTCCACCGGACGTGTGCCCGATCTGTTCGGATGAGCGCCAGTGGCTGCCGGCGTCAGGCCAGCACTGGACGACGCGTGAAGAGCTCGAATCGGAACACCACAGCGTCTCCATCGTCGAACGCGAACCAGGTCTCTACGCTCTACGAGTGGAACCGAAGCTGGGCATCGGGCAGACGTGCTATCTGGCACAGACCGAGCGCGGCAATCTACTCTTCGACGTCCCGCCCTACCTCGACGAGGACGTCATCGCCGCAGTCTCAGACCTCGGCGGCGTTCAGGCCATCGCCGCCAGCCATCCCCACATGTTCGGCCTGCAGCTCGAGTGGAGCGCGGCCTTTGACGATGCCCCGATCTTCGTCTGCCGTGCCGATGCCGACTGGGTTCAGCGCGAGGGCCCGAACATCTGGCGTTACTATCACGTCGCGGAACCTGTTCCCGGCGTCCGGCTGCAGCGCACGGGCGGCCATTTCCCGGGAAGCGCGGTGGCTGTGTGGACGGGCCAGGACGGCCGAGGAGTCATGCTCAGCGGAGACTCGATCGCTCCGGTGGCCCGGTCGGGGTGGGTGACATTCATGCGCAGCTTCCCCAACTATCTGCCGCTGTCGGCGCGAGTCGTCAGAGGCATCGCCGCCTCGGTGGCTGACATCGACTTCGATCGCATGTACGGCAACTTCGGGCAGATGATCTCGAGCGGAGCCAAAGAGGCGGTGGCGAGCTCGGCCGAACGCTATGCCGAGTGGGTCTCTGGCACTCACGACCACCTGACCTGA
- a CDS encoding ABC transporter permease, which produces MQTRILAISDDTATGPDAEAAKGALKPSIKQALLAAVFAAAIVTVILLAFSWPTVTSEPKDLPVAAVGDQEQIDQITANAPDGMLDLRKVDSRAEAQQLIRQREVYGAFIVGDEPEILTSTAASPAVAQQLTGIASQMQQKIDKQAISGMQDGMKEMQDALAKASQSPASQGSASQSPAGPQGNPGEQAQAPTTSAMEIPQVTVADVVPLNDNDSTGAGLAIAGLPLTIGGIVGGVLTSMIVHSRRMRAVAVLAYGAIGGLALTLVLQSWFGILQGNFGLNVLAAGLAVAATAALINGFVSLIGPGGIAIGAVLTMFIGNPIASLQAPKEFLAGAWGDIGQFLVPGASGTLLRDISYFPDAPMAMQWWVLIGWFVLGIALILVGHLMAHSKKRVAVG; this is translated from the coding sequence ATGCAGACGAGAATCCTCGCTATCTCGGACGACACCGCGACCGGTCCCGACGCCGAGGCCGCCAAAGGTGCGCTCAAACCCAGCATCAAGCAGGCTCTGCTCGCAGCTGTCTTCGCCGCGGCTATCGTCACCGTCATCCTGCTGGCGTTCAGCTGGCCGACCGTGACATCAGAGCCCAAAGACCTTCCGGTGGCAGCCGTCGGCGATCAGGAGCAGATCGATCAGATCACAGCGAACGCTCCCGACGGAATGCTCGATCTCAGGAAGGTCGACTCCCGCGCCGAGGCGCAGCAGCTCATCCGTCAACGTGAGGTCTACGGGGCGTTCATCGTTGGTGACGAACCCGAGATCCTCACCTCAACTGCGGCTTCCCCCGCCGTTGCCCAACAGTTGACCGGGATCGCCTCACAGATGCAGCAGAAAATCGACAAGCAGGCGATCTCGGGCATGCAGGATGGAATGAAGGAGATGCAAGACGCACTGGCGAAAGCATCTCAAAGCCCAGCATCTCAAGGCTCTGCATCTCAGAGTCCTGCCGGGCCTCAGGGAAACCCAGGTGAGCAAGCACAGGCCCCGACCACCTCGGCGATGGAGATCCCCCAGGTCACGGTGGCCGACGTCGTTCCACTCAACGACAACGACTCCACCGGTGCCGGCCTCGCGATCGCTGGCCTGCCTCTGACCATCGGCGGAATCGTCGGCGGTGTGCTCACCAGCATGATCGTCCACTCGCGCCGCATGCGTGCCGTCGCGGTACTGGCCTACGGGGCCATCGGCGGACTCGCACTCACTCTCGTTCTGCAGTCCTGGTTCGGCATTCTGCAGGGCAACTTCGGACTCAACGTGCTGGCTGCCGGCCTTGCTGTGGCGGCAACCGCGGCACTCATCAACGGCTTCGTGTCACTGATAGGGCCAGGCGGTATTGCCATCGGCGCAGTGCTGACGATGTTCATCGGCAATCCGATCGCCTCGCTCCAAGCACCGAAGGAATTCCTCGCAGGAGCCTGGGGAGACATCGGTCAGTTCTTGGTCCCTGGTGCTTCTGGAACCTTGCTGCGCGACATCTCCTACTTCCCGGATGCACCCATGGCGATGCAGTGGTGGGTGCTGATCGGGTGGTTCGTCCTGGGCATCGCCCTCATCCTCGTCGGACATCTCATGGCCCATTCGAAGAAACGCGTCGCCGTGGGTTGA
- a CDS encoding TetR/AcrR family transcriptional regulator: MRTRIQDAALACFTRKGFAGASMADIIKEADLSAGAVYVYYSSKAELTLDAGRRIMEQRAAELQDFGSADEVPPPQQVFPNLLNTILYDTPFSPLLLQVWAEASHSPDFAKVAAKIYADLTVRFAAYLSAYFHRGAGLSEDAAQAKAEQLAPAVLALMQGAIVQNAVFGQDSRARITSAIEALLTEITD, encoded by the coding sequence ATGCGCACGCGGATTCAGGATGCCGCGCTCGCATGTTTCACTCGCAAGGGCTTTGCCGGGGCGTCGATGGCCGACATCATCAAGGAGGCGGATCTCTCCGCCGGTGCCGTCTATGTCTACTACTCGTCCAAGGCCGAGCTCACACTCGATGCTGGCAGGCGAATCATGGAACAGCGGGCAGCCGAACTGCAGGACTTCGGGTCAGCGGACGAGGTCCCGCCTCCTCAACAGGTCTTCCCGAACTTGCTGAACACGATCCTCTACGACACGCCATTCTCCCCGCTGCTGCTGCAGGTGTGGGCAGAAGCATCGCACTCGCCCGACTTCGCGAAGGTCGCAGCGAAGATCTACGCTGACCTGACTGTCCGGTTCGCGGCCTATCTGAGCGCGTATTTCCACCGCGGCGCGGGGCTGAGTGAAGATGCGGCGCAGGCCAAGGCTGAGCAGCTTGCTCCCGCGGTGCTCGCGCTCATGCAGGGCGCTATCGTCCAGAACGCGGTGTTCGGCCAGGATTCGCGTGCGCGCATTACGAGCGCCATCGAGGCACTGCTGACAGAGATCACGGACTGA
- a CDS encoding metal-dependent hydrolase family protein: MSIAYLPATNRESEHIILRGATLIDGNGGDPIADSEIEVRNGRIVYVGPQRDEGPTSAGEGNDTGDKAPRVIQLQGKTIMPGFIDSHVHFGLTVENPAANLARFTSERIVRSAVNARDTLMAGVTTARDLGGTDRGVRDSIEQGLVLGPRTHLAISPLSPTGGHTDFTMPNGMPTMPPMPVDPIIDTDDDVRRTIRTLVRSGADVIKVCTTGGVSSPTDTPDDIGVPEVHVRLIVEETAKRAGQPVAAHAQGAEGIKAAIRGGVRSVEHGYGIDDEGIELMLEHGTFLVPTLSSALRIPDPKNVPGYLYEKKVKWSAIARERIAVAMAAGVKVALGTDAGVCPHGLNLREEMHAVELGLTPMQAIVAGTKNAAELLRLSADVGTLEEGKLADLVVVDFDPLVDITALAEPDNVKAVVQGGSLVKDSAGWFGSAPVTSALG, encoded by the coding sequence ATGTCGATCGCCTACCTGCCTGCCACGAACCGCGAATCCGAGCACATCATCCTGCGCGGGGCCACCCTCATCGACGGAAACGGCGGTGACCCGATCGCCGACTCCGAGATCGAGGTCAGGAACGGACGTATCGTCTACGTCGGGCCCCAGCGCGACGAAGGACCCACCTCGGCGGGGGAGGGCAATGACACAGGTGACAAGGCCCCTCGTGTCATCCAGCTGCAGGGTAAGACGATCATGCCCGGCTTCATCGACTCACACGTGCACTTCGGACTCACGGTCGAGAACCCGGCGGCAAACCTCGCCCGCTTCACCTCGGAGCGAATCGTGCGCAGCGCAGTCAACGCCCGGGACACACTCATGGCCGGAGTCACCACAGCACGCGACCTCGGCGGAACTGACCGCGGCGTTCGCGACAGCATCGAGCAGGGACTGGTCTTGGGACCGCGGACCCACCTGGCCATCAGCCCGCTGTCTCCGACCGGTGGACACACCGACTTCACCATGCCTAACGGCATGCCCACGATGCCACCGATGCCCGTCGATCCGATCATCGACACCGACGACGATGTGCGCCGGACCATTCGCACCCTCGTGCGCTCCGGGGCCGACGTGATCAAGGTCTGCACCACCGGTGGCGTCTCGAGCCCAACCGATACTCCCGATGACATCGGCGTCCCAGAAGTACACGTGCGGCTCATCGTCGAAGAGACCGCCAAACGAGCAGGTCAGCCCGTCGCCGCCCACGCCCAGGGAGCCGAAGGCATCAAGGCCGCCATCCGCGGCGGAGTGCGTTCCGTCGAACACGGCTACGGTATCGACGATGAGGGCATCGAGCTCATGCTCGAACACGGCACCTTTCTCGTCCCCACCCTCAGCAGCGCACTGCGGATCCCGGATCCGAAGAACGTGCCCGGCTACCTATACGAGAAGAAGGTCAAATGGTCGGCGATCGCACGTGAACGCATCGCCGTTGCCATGGCCGCCGGGGTCAAGGTCGCGCTGGGAACCGACGCTGGGGTGTGCCCGCACGGGCTGAACCTGCGCGAGGAGATGCACGCCGTCGAACTCGGTCTGACACCGATGCAGGCGATCGTGGCGGGCACGAAGAACGCGGCCGAACTGTTGCGACTCTCAGCAGACGTGGGCACCCTTGAAGAAGGCAAACTCGCCGATCTGGTTGTTGTCGACTTCGACCCACTGGTCGATATCACCGCACTGGCTGAACCCGACAACGTCAAAGCCGTCGTCCAGGGCGGATCCCTGGTCAAGGATTCTGCCGGTTGGTTCGGCTCCGCCCCGGTCACCTCGGCGCTCGGGTAA
- a CDS encoding M20 metallopeptidase family protein → MTTDFRTEALSLTTELRDLRRELHRNPELGLELPFTQQKILDALEGLPLEITTGQGLSSVIAVLRGGKPGPTVLLRGDMDALPVTEATGLDYASINGNMHACGHDLHVTGLVGAAKLLSAHQAELAGTVAFMFQPGEEGPGGAQPMLDEGMFETIGSTPDSAYAIHVAPGVPGTFVSRPGTVMAGANTLHVTMHGKGGHSSRPEDATDPIRPLLEFGQALYSMITGSFSVFDPIVAEVTQLEAGNAVNIIPATAKLGASVRTMSAETTKKFPAAATRLAESIAAAHECTAEVVWTEQYPVTVNDAQEIEFVAETLTEAFGAHRYVTAPNPVMGSEDFSFVLNEVPGAFLFMFVSPEDVDPATAATNHSPEVLFDDAHLPDQAAALATLAWQRTLRG, encoded by the coding sequence ATGACGACTGACTTCCGGACAGAGGCCCTGTCCCTGACCACCGAACTGCGTGACCTGCGCCGCGAGCTCCACCGCAACCCGGAGCTGGGCCTGGAGCTGCCCTTCACTCAGCAGAAGATCCTCGACGCGCTCGAGGGTCTGCCGCTCGAGATCACCACAGGTCAGGGCCTCAGCTCGGTCATCGCCGTGCTCCGCGGCGGCAAGCCCGGTCCCACGGTTCTGCTGCGCGGAGACATGGATGCCCTGCCCGTCACCGAAGCCACCGGACTCGACTACGCATCGATCAACGGAAACATGCACGCCTGCGGTCACGACCTGCACGTGACGGGGCTGGTGGGCGCGGCCAAGCTCCTGTCCGCTCATCAGGCAGAGCTGGCCGGGACGGTGGCATTCATGTTCCAGCCCGGCGAAGAGGGACCGGGTGGAGCTCAGCCGATGCTCGACGAAGGGATGTTCGAGACCATCGGATCGACTCCCGACTCCGCCTATGCCATCCACGTCGCCCCGGGAGTTCCCGGCACATTCGTCAGTCGCCCCGGCACCGTCATGGCCGGAGCCAATACGCTGCACGTGACGATGCACGGCAAAGGTGGGCACAGCTCCCGCCCCGAGGACGCCACCGATCCCATTCGTCCCCTCCTGGAGTTCGGCCAGGCACTGTATTCGATGATCACCGGATCGTTCAGCGTTTTCGATCCCATCGTCGCCGAGGTGACTCAGCTGGAGGCCGGCAACGCCGTCAACATCATTCCTGCGACGGCGAAGCTCGGTGCCTCCGTGCGTACCATGTCGGCCGAGACGACGAAGAAGTTCCCTGCAGCCGCGACCCGCCTGGCAGAGTCGATCGCCGCCGCACACGAATGCACCGCCGAGGTGGTGTGGACCGAGCAGTACCCCGTGACGGTCAATGACGCGCAGGAAATCGAGTTCGTTGCCGAGACGTTGACCGAAGCCTTCGGGGCGCATCGCTACGTGACCGCCCCGAACCCGGTCATGGGTTCCGAGGACTTCTCCTTCGTGCTCAATGAGGTACCTGGGGCGTTCCTTTTCATGTTCGTCTCCCCGGAGGACGTCGATCCTGCGACCGCAGCGACGAACCACTCGCCCGAGGTCCTCTTCGACGACGCACACCTGCCGGACCAAGCTGCGGCGCTGGCCACCCTAGCCTGGCAGCGGACCTTGCGAGGCTGA
- a CDS encoding MgtC/SapB family protein — MGSHIEFFGPTGLVEAELLLASFVLCSLIGFERQFRQKSAGYRTHVLVGIGTCAFTLVSAYGFAAVLGDEARLDPSRIAAQIVSGIGFLGAGVIFKGRNMVRGLTTAATVWVTAAVGMACGAGMLSLAMMLTALHLLTLFVIAPLIRRIPDDSHRKLLRIAYKDGSGILRDILAVAGNMGYSNTILDSKRFESEDGVKMVQIDVKFEGRPPLHLLIPPLMELSGVDKVSMREDRVHSVDEDGDTV; from the coding sequence ATGGGCTCTCACATCGAATTCTTCGGTCCGACCGGCCTCGTCGAGGCAGAACTGCTCCTGGCCAGCTTCGTCCTGTGCTCGCTGATCGGCTTCGAACGGCAGTTCCGGCAGAAGAGCGCCGGCTATCGCACACACGTACTCGTGGGCATCGGCACGTGCGCATTCACGCTGGTCTCCGCCTACGGGTTCGCTGCGGTGCTCGGCGACGAGGCTCGCCTGGACCCGTCGCGGATTGCCGCGCAGATTGTATCGGGCATCGGCTTCCTGGGTGCCGGTGTCATCTTCAAGGGCCGGAACATGGTGCGCGGTCTCACGACGGCCGCCACCGTGTGGGTCACGGCCGCCGTGGGCATGGCCTGCGGCGCGGGCATGCTGTCGTTGGCCATGATGCTCACCGCGCTCCACCTGCTGACCCTGTTCGTCATCGCTCCGCTGATCCGCCGCATCCCCGACGATTCGCACCGCAAGCTGCTGCGCATCGCCTATAAGGACGGGTCCGGGATCCTCCGCGACATCCTCGCCGTGGCCGGAAACATGGGGTATTCGAACACGATCCTCGACTCCAAACGCTTCGAGTCGGAGGACGGGGTGAAGATGGTCCAGATCGACGTGAAGTTCGAGGGCAGGCCTCCCCTGCACCTCCTGATCCCGCCCCTGATGGAACTGTCCGGCGTGGACAAGGTGAGTATGCGCGAGGACCGGGTCCACTCGGTCGACGAGGACGGCGACACCGTCTGA
- a CDS encoding saccharopine dehydrogenase NADP-binding domain-containing protein has translation MKRDQYQERGEPEAIWILGGTGRSGQTIASQLIKRGLSAVLVGRDAGRLQSVVREVGGTTRVSPSVATSADAIRQEKPHIVINTVGPFTTTAPLIMDACHESGSHYIDLANDPDSLAAAFERHERAVSAGHSVITGAGFGVTATESVVVRLCEGRPSPVRVRVDMLPSMAVPAGVAGEALVGSLLGGLQGRMIRDDKLVAAPIGAEALTLTLPDGTTATTAGMPLGELLAAHRASGAPTVLSASSEAPSSPVSRALLSLTSTLMRWDRLRLLATRGLGRIPVRAKAAPREHSWGHALVTWEDGETREGWLRLGEAQQFTGTLPAEIAQRLLAGTGRPGVFTPAALFGPELAESCGGVHLPDS, from the coding sequence ATGAAACGCGATCAATACCAGGAGCGGGGAGAGCCCGAGGCGATTTGGATCCTCGGCGGAACCGGCCGCAGCGGTCAGACCATCGCCTCGCAGCTGATCAAGAGAGGCCTGTCTGCGGTCCTCGTCGGTCGAGATGCTGGACGGCTGCAGTCCGTTGTCCGAGAAGTCGGCGGCACAACACGGGTGAGTCCCTCGGTCGCCACATCGGCAGATGCGATCCGCCAGGAAAAGCCTCACATCGTCATCAACACTGTCGGACCGTTCACGACGACCGCTCCACTCATCATGGATGCCTGTCATGAATCCGGCAGCCACTACATCGATCTGGCGAACGATCCGGACTCGCTGGCCGCGGCGTTCGAACGTCATGAAAGGGCCGTTTCTGCCGGGCATTCCGTGATCACCGGTGCCGGATTCGGTGTGACCGCGACAGAGAGCGTCGTAGTCAGGCTCTGCGAGGGTCGCCCCTCACCGGTACGAGTTCGAGTTGACATGCTGCCGTCGATGGCGGTCCCCGCGGGTGTCGCCGGAGAAGCTCTGGTCGGCTCGCTGCTCGGTGGCCTGCAGGGACGCATGATCAGGGACGACAAGCTGGTGGCCGCACCGATCGGCGCCGAGGCGCTGACGCTGACTCTGCCGGATGGCACCACCGCAACCACAGCAGGTATGCCGTTGGGTGAATTGCTTGCGGCTCACCGAGCCAGTGGTGCCCCGACAGTCCTCTCCGCTTCAAGCGAGGCACCGTCGTCTCCCGTGTCTCGTGCGCTGCTGTCGCTGACGAGCACGCTCATGCGCTGGGACCGACTGCGATTGCTGGCCACCCGCGGTCTCGGGCGGATCCCGGTCAGAGCCAAGGCGGCCCCGCGCGAACATTCTTGGGGGCACGCGCTTGTGACCTGGGAAGATGGTGAAACTCGCGAAGGTTGGCTGCGTCTGGGTGAAGCGCAGCAATTCACCGGGACACTGCCCGCGGAGATCGCTCAGCGGCTACTCGCTGGGACCGGACGTCCGGGAGTCTTCACACCGGCGGCCCTATTCGGGCCTGAGCTTGCGGAGTCCTGCGGAGGGGTGCACCTGCCGGACAGTTGA
- a CDS encoding TetR family transcriptional regulator, protein MGRWEPGAEERLREAALLLYAERGFEQTTVADIAERAGVTARTYFRYFSDKREVLFADTADLQKNMMLALDAVPATASALEAIAAVLDVVAEAVGDDREVSKKRQAVIMGNGELRERELAKLSTLSAALSQRLQSRGSADVAADLAAEIGVVVIRVAMSRWIDTDDGRGLKAVIRETLDSVRGFAAGS, encoded by the coding sequence ATGGGACGATGGGAACCGGGAGCCGAGGAGCGGCTGCGAGAGGCGGCGCTGCTGCTGTATGCGGAGCGCGGTTTTGAGCAGACGACAGTGGCGGACATCGCCGAGCGAGCAGGCGTGACTGCCCGCACCTATTTCCGGTACTTTTCCGATAAGCGCGAGGTTCTCTTCGCAGATACTGCAGATCTGCAGAAGAATATGATGCTTGCCTTGGATGCAGTGCCAGCCACAGCCTCGGCGCTGGAGGCGATTGCGGCCGTTCTCGACGTGGTGGCAGAAGCGGTCGGCGATGACCGCGAGGTCTCGAAGAAGCGGCAGGCTGTGATCATGGGCAATGGCGAGCTGCGCGAACGCGAATTGGCCAAGCTCTCCACTCTGTCGGCAGCTTTGTCTCAGCGACTGCAGTCCCGCGGCAGCGCCGACGTCGCGGCGGACCTTGCGGCAGAGATCGGCGTCGTCGTCATCCGGGTCGCCATGTCACGATGGATCGACACCGACGATGGACGCGGCCTCAAGGCTGTCATCAGGGAGACTTTGGACAGTGTGCGCGGCTTCGCCGCCGGGAGCTGA